A region of the Burkholderia pyrrocinia genome:
TCCGGCGCGAGCCACGCGTCGAACGCGGCGCGCACGGCCGGCCATTCGCCGTCGATGATCGAATACCACGCGGTGTCGCGACTGCGGCCCTTGTAGACGATCGCCTGCCGGAACGTGCCTTCGTAGCGGAAGCCCAGCCGCGCGGCCGTCTTGCGCGACGGCGCGTTCAGGTCGTCGCACTTCCATTCGTAGCGCCGGTAGCCGAGCGTGTCGAACGCGTACTTCATCAGCAGGTACTGCGCTTCGGTCGAGACGGGCGTGCGCTTGAGCAGCGGCGAGAACGTGACGGAGCCGACCTCGATCACGCCGTTGGCCGGATCGATGCGCATCAGCGCGAGCGTGCCGACCGCGCGTCCCGTGGCAACGTCGATCACCGTGTAGTGCAGCGGGTCGGCGCTCGCCTGCGCGCCGCGCGCGTAGTCGCGGTAGCCCGATTCGTCGGTGTACGGACCGTGCGCGAGATAGGTCCAGTCGCTGCCGTCGGGCGCCTGCGCGTAGGCGGCATGCAGGTCGGCCGCGTGGCGCTCGGCGTCGAGCGGTTCGAGCCGGCAGTAGCGGCCTTCGAGCACGATGCGCTCGGGGCGCGGGCGCGCGGACCAGTCGGGAACGGGGTGGCCGATGGGTTGCTGGAAGGCGTTGGTGAGCGTGGACAAGGTCGATCTCGCTTCGGTTGGCGGCCGGCGACATGCCGGCATGCAGACGATCCTAGTCCTGGCGAGGTACCATGAGAAGCGCCAGAGATCGGCAAATTTATGGTGCCACGCGCCGGGCGCCGTGTTCCGACACTTTCACGTTGCGATGTTCCGATGACGACTGCCTTTCCTTCCGGCGGTGCGCCGCTGTTGCCACTCGACGCGCCGCTGGCGCGCACGCCGGGCGCGCCTTCGCTGCAGCGCCAGTTGCTGCGCCGCGTGCGCGACGCGATTCTCGGCGGCGCGATGCCGGCCGGCACGCGGCTGCCCGGCACGCGCGCGCTGGCCGAGACGCTAGGCGTGTCGCGCAACACGACGGCCGCGGTCTACGAGCAGCTCGTCGCCGAAGGCTTCCTGCAGTCGGACCGCCGCGGCACGCGCGTCGTCGGGCTGTCGCGGCCGGCGCCGCCGCGCCGGCGCGCAGCGCCGCCGGCCGTCGCGCAGCGGCTCGGCCGGATTCGCCCGAGCCTCGTCGGCAGCGGCGAATCGGAGGGTTTTCGGCCGGGCGTGCCCGCGCTGTCGCATTTTCCGGTGGACGCGTGGCGGCACGCGATCGACCGCGCGCTGCGTCGCGCCGCCCGCGACCTGCTCGCCTATGGCGATCCGCTCGGCGAGCGCGCGCTGCGCGAATCGATCGCGCGCCACCTGGCCGTGACGCGCGGTGTGCGCTGCGATCCCGAGCAGATTGTGATCACGGAAGGCGCGCAGGGCGCGATTGCGCTGTGCGCGCAGTTGCTGACGAACCCGGGCGAGACGGTATGGGTCGAGGAGCCCGGCTATCGCGGCGCACGCACCGCGATGCAGGCGGCCGACCTCGATGTCGTGCCGATGCCGGTCGATGCGGAAGGGCTGCGTGCGGAAGAGAGCGACTGGCGCGAGCGGACGCCGCGCCTCGTCTATACGACGCCGTCGAACCAGTTTCCGACCGGCGCCGTGCTGTCGATCTCGCGCCGGCTCGCGCTGATCGATGCCGCGCGCCGGCATCGCGCATGGATCATCGAGGACGACTACGACAGCGAATTCCGTCACACCGGCGAGCCGATCGGCGCGATGCACGGGCTCGCGCCCGATTCTCCGGTCGTCTATCTCGGCTCGTTCAGCAAGACGATGTTTCCGGCGCTGCGAATCGGCTTTCTCGTGCTGCCCGAGGCGCTGCTGGCCGCCGTGCGGACGGTGCTGCCGGAGATGCTGCGCGGCGGCACGCGCCACGTGCAGCTCGCGCTGGCCGATTTCATCGAAACGGGCGAATACGGCCGGCATCTCGGGCGGATGCGCCGGTTGTATCGCGACCGGCGGCGGTTGCTGCTCGCCGCGCTCGACGGCAGCCTGAGCGTGCCGCACCAGGTCGAGGGCGGGCCATGCGGATTGCATCTCGCGCTGCGGCTGCCGGCGCGCTATCGCGACCGCGCGATCGTCGACGCGGCGCGCGCGCATGGCATCGGGCCGTTTCCGCTGTCGGGTTTCTCGATCGATCCGGCATCGGCGGCCAACGGGCTCGTGCTCGGCTTCGGCAATACGTCGGCCGATGCGTTCGAGCCGATGTTGCGGACGTTGTCGGCGCTCGCGGAGCGGGTCGGCGGGGATTGAACGGTCGCCGGACTTGTGCGGATTGACGAATCGCGCACTTTGTTCGAAACGAACGCCGTCGCGGCTCCGCGGCCGCAGCACCACCCGGCATGCGGGTTTCGATTCGTATGTTCGAACAGCCGCGTGGACTATAAATGGATGCGTGTACCGGTGCTTGTCGGGTGCCTGCGCGTCTCGCGCAAGTCGATGCCGCGACTGCCGGGGGAGGTGCACCGTGGTTCGCCAGACGCTTGCTCGCGCCGTGCTTCGCACCGCGTTGATCGGGGGCGTGTTCGCCGGTTTTCTGCAACCGCCGCCAGCCGCCATTGCGGCGACCCTCGCGCCGCCCGCCACGAAGGCTCGGCCGCCCGCCGCGCCTTACGCGATGCCGGTCGACTTTCCGGCCATCGTCGATCGTTACGGACCCGCGGTCGTGACGATCATGACCGCGCTCGATCAGCAAACCGGCGGGCCGTCCTTCGCGATCCTCGATACCGACGATCCGCTCGCCGCGTTCTTCCGGCGCGGCGCGCCGACGCCCGCGCAGGGTTCGCAGGCGCCGACGCCCGACCCGGTGCTGCGCGCGGTGTCGGGCAGTGGCTCGGGCTTCATCGTCAGCGCCGACGGCCTGATCCTGACGTCCGCGCACGTGGTCGACGATGCGACCGACGTGACGGTGCGGCTCACCGACCGCCGCGAATTCAAGGCGACGGTGCTGGCCGTCGATCCGCAAAGCGACGTCGCCGTGTTGCGTGTCAATGCAACGAAGCTCCCGTTCGTGCGCGTTGGCGACTCGGCGAAGGTGCGTGCGGGCGAACCGGTGATGACGATCGGCGCGCCGGACGGATCGGGCAACACGGTCACGGCCGGCATCGTCAGCGCGACGTCGCACCGGCTGCCGGACGGCAGCGCGTTTCCGTTCTTCGAAACCGACATCGCGCCGAATCCCGACAACTCGGGCGGCCCCGTGTTCAATCGGGCGGGCGACGTGATCGGCATCGCGGTGCAGGTCTATACGGGTGCGGACCGCTACGCGAGCACGACGTTCGCGATCCCGATCGCGTTCGCGGCAAAGGTGCGCGCGCAGCTGCAGACGCAGCAGGCGCCGGCGCAGGGCGCGCCTGCCGGCAACGCGTTCGGCATCGACGTGCAGGATGTCGGCATCGGGCTGGCCGCGGCGTTCGGGCTGCCGCGTCCGGCGGGCGCGCTCGTCAACGGCGTCGCGCCCGGCTCGCCGGCCGCCGCGGCCGGCGTGAAGCCCGGCGACGTGATCGTGAAGC
Encoded here:
- a CDS encoding trypsin-like peptidase domain-containing protein, producing the protein MVRQTLARAVLRTALIGGVFAGFLQPPPAAIAATLAPPATKARPPAAPYAMPVDFPAIVDRYGPAVVTIMTALDQQTGGPSFAILDTDDPLAAFFRRGAPTPAQGSQAPTPDPVLRAVSGSGSGFIVSADGLILTSAHVVDDATDVTVRLTDRREFKATVLAVDPQSDVAVLRVNATKLPFVRVGDSAKVRAGEPVMTIGAPDGSGNTVTAGIVSATSHRLPDGSAFPFFETDIAPNPDNSGGPVFNRAGDVIGIAVQVYTGADRYASTTFAIPIAFAAKVRAQLQTQQAPAQGAPAGNAFGIDVQDVGIGLAAAFGLPRPAGALVNGVAPGSPAAAAGVKPGDVIVKLGDKTIGRSAELNDLAAALPPGQKAPLRLIRKRAPVTLTITGADEAAGNAGTTVGMATPKAAARPGPEPAAGDGGDRLGLTMHALSDDERRSTGLAVGMMVDAVHGPAANAGIQPGDVVLELNDTLLETPDDVQSLEANGGSVIAVLIQRNNARKFVSVRVR
- a CDS encoding PLP-dependent aminotransferase family protein translates to MTTAFPSGGAPLLPLDAPLARTPGAPSLQRQLLRRVRDAILGGAMPAGTRLPGTRALAETLGVSRNTTAAVYEQLVAEGFLQSDRRGTRVVGLSRPAPPRRRAAPPAVAQRLGRIRPSLVGSGESEGFRPGVPALSHFPVDAWRHAIDRALRRAARDLLAYGDPLGERALRESIARHLAVTRGVRCDPEQIVITEGAQGAIALCAQLLTNPGETVWVEEPGYRGARTAMQAADLDVVPMPVDAEGLRAEESDWRERTPRLVYTTPSNQFPTGAVLSISRRLALIDAARRHRAWIIEDDYDSEFRHTGEPIGAMHGLAPDSPVVYLGSFSKTMFPALRIGFLVLPEALLAAVRTVLPEMLRGGTRHVQLALADFIETGEYGRHLGRMRRLYRDRRRLLLAALDGSLSVPHQVEGGPCGLHLALRLPARYRDRAIVDAARAHGIGPFPLSGFSIDPASAANGLVLGFGNTSADAFEPMLRTLSALAERVGGD
- a CDS encoding GNAT family N-acetyltransferase, which translates into the protein MSTLTNAFQQPIGHPVPDWSARPRPERIVLEGRYCRLEPLDAERHAADLHAAYAQAPDGSDWTYLAHGPYTDESGYRDYARGAQASADPLHYTVIDVATGRAVGTLALMRIDPANGVIEVGSVTFSPLLKRTPVSTEAQYLLMKYAFDTLGYRRYEWKCDDLNAPSRKTAARLGFRYEGTFRQAIVYKGRSRDTAWYSIIDGEWPAVRAAFDAWLAPENFDAQGGQRRSLTAIRHAQASTRDAAARANDATRVTVRPLAAADEAAWRPLWQGYQKFYDAALSDAVFATTWARLMDPAEPMFVLGAFDASGTLVGIVHSIYHRSCWTEGPYCYLQDLYTAPDARGQGAGGALIEAVYERAREAGASRVYWLTHETNTTARALYDRLANNAGFIQYRNDLKK